GCAGCTGGCAGTCGCCGGCGTCGCGGCCGGTCTCGACGGTGGGCAGGGCCTGCCCGGTCCGCTCGAAGGCTTCTACGTCGTCGGGCAGGAAGGCGCGTTCGCAGGCGACACCTTCTTCCTGGTTGAACATGCGGTAGATGACCTGATACCCCAGCGAGGCCATGCCGACCGAGTAACGGTTGGGGAAGGCCAGGGTCACGCGGACGGGGGCCTGCTTGAACAGGGTGCCGGTCTCGTCGTCCAGCAGGGGTTTGATGGTGTTGCGCCAGTAACTCAAAAGTCCTCCGGGAGCGTGGGCCGCGCCGGAGGGGACCAGAGCAGGTCTCAGCGCAGGGGCTGGGCTCGGGCGGCGGCGCGCGTCACAATCTGCCATTCTAGCGGATTACGCACACCCAACTGAAGTCCGCGTTACGACGCGCACATGCCCCGGCGGGGACTACGGGTCCGGGGTGGGGGGCGGGGCGTCCGGCAGGGCGCGCCCCTGCGGGTACAGCCAGCGCAGGAACACCAGGAACAGGCCGATCACGGTGGCGGTGCTGGTCGTCAGGAACGCCACGAGCACGCTGCTGTCCAGCCGGAACGGGCGGCCCCCCAGTTCACCCCACCCGGCGGCCAGGGTCAGGACCACGTCGGCGGCCAGCCACGCGCCGGACAGCAGGAACACGATGGCCCCCACGCCCAGCCGCAGCCAGCGTTGATCCACGGCCTCGCGGTAGCGCAGTTCGCGGGTGCGGCGTTCCAGGTCCGCCTGGGTGGGCATGGTGCGTCGCTCGGCTTCCAGGCCGTGCAGGACGGCCTGCTCGATGGCGGTCCGTTCCGGTGCCGGGGGCGGAGTGGCAGGCGGCGCGGGGTCCGGCATCAGGCGCTGCGGGCCAGGGCGATGTAGTACTCGCGGGTGATCTCGTCGGGAATCAGGTCCGCGCGGGCCGCGTACACCTGCGCCCAGGGGCTGCCGGCGCGGTGGGTCAGGCGCGAGAGTTCCAGGCCGTCCATGCTGCCGTAGGCGCTCCAGACGCTGCGGATCACCTCGGCCGCGTCCGGGTCGGCGTGCAGGTCCGGTTCGGACGGCGCGACCGGCAGCGGCGACTCGATGGGCTGCACGCCCCGCCCGCCCCAGCGTTCCCACAGGCGGCGGATGACCGGGCCATTCTTCCAGGCGTGCACGGTGTTGTACGTCAGGGGGCGGCCCAGCAGGGCCAGCGCGTAGCCGTGCGCGATGAACACCAGTTTGTGCACCTGCATCTGCGTCAGGTGCCGCCCCTCACGGCGGGCCAGTTCGATGAAGGCGTTCGCCACGACCTCGGCGGCGTACCCACCGGGGGGCAGCGCGGCGGGCCAGGGGGTGACGGGCTCAGGGTGGGTCATGGCGAAAACCTCCTTTCCCAGCCGGTCAGACCCGCCGGGGTTCTGTCCTCAGCGTAACACGGCGGGGCCGGAAGCATTGGGGGCGGGAGCGACGGAGTCCAGCGTGCCCAGGTACGCGCGCGTCAGGTACACCAGTTCCACGCGGGCCTCCGCGCCGCCCGGTTCCACGGTCGCGTGGGCATCGAAGGCCGCGTCCAGCGCCGCCCGCAGGGCCGGAAAGTCCGGCGAGTCCGGCGCGGGCAGGTAACTCACGCTGCCCGCCAGCGCGTGCAGGGCCGCGCGCGTCAGGGGGTGCGTGTGCATCCACTCGCGCCCCTCGAACCCGCCGGGCATGAACAGCGGCAGGTCGTCCTCCGGCACGCGCAGTGGCAGGGGATCGCCAGCAGTGAACGCCCGCACGACCTCACCGTAGGCGCGGTTGAACGGCGCGGTGTCCCCGGCGGCCCGCCAGTCGTTCCAGACGAACAGCACCTGCCCGCCCGGCCTCAGCACCCGCCGGAACTCCGGGGTCGTGCGTGCCGGGTCGAACCAGTGGGCCGCCTGCGCCGCCGTGATCAGACCCACCGACGCGCCCGCCAACCCGGTCGCCTCGGACGTTCCGGCCTGCACGGTCAGGCCCGGCACGCCACGCAACCCCTCGCCCAGCGCGGCGCGCATGTCCGGGTTGGGTTCCACGGCCGTCACGGCCGCGCCGTGCGCCAG
The DNA window shown above is from Deinococcus sp. LM3 and carries:
- a CDS encoding type II toxin-antitoxin system antitoxin SocA domain-containing protein; translation: MTHPEPVTPWPAALPPGGYAAEVVANAFIELARREGRHLTQMQVHKLVFIAHGYALALLGRPLTYNTVHAWKNGPVIRRLWERWGGRGVQPIESPLPVAPSEPDLHADPDAAEVIRSVWSAYGSMDGLELSRLTHRAGSPWAQVYAARADLIPDEITREYYIALARSA
- a CDS encoding class I SAM-dependent methyltransferase, encoding MSDLTPEQTDSSVVNPARFLGRADVYAQARPGYPDALGAWLRDLGLLNARVADIGAGTGLFTRLLLAHGAAVTAVEPNPDMRAALGEGLRGVPGLTVQAGTSEATGLAGASVGLITAAQAAHWFDPARTTPEFRRVLRPGGQVLFVWNDWRAAGDTAPFNRAYGEVVRAFTAGDPLPLRVPEDDLPLFMPGGFEGREWMHTHPLTRAALHALAGSVSYLPAPDSPDFPALRAALDAAFDAHATVEPGGAEARVELVYLTRAYLGTLDSVAPAPNASGPAVLR